The Bos indicus x Bos taurus breed Angus x Brahman F1 hybrid chromosome 11, Bos_hybrid_MaternalHap_v2.0, whole genome shotgun sequence genome includes a region encoding these proteins:
- the MRPL35 gene encoding 39S ribosomal protein L35, mitochondrial isoform X3 — MLGILRPLNILASSAYRNCTKNACLNSVLSSRHFSHIQTPVVSSAPRLITSVRNLTCGQTATVLNRMALLLPNVLKPPVRTVTYCSSRKGKRKTVKAVIYRFLRLHSGLWLRRKAGYKKKLWKKTVARKRRLREFVFCNKTQSKLLDKMTTSFWKRRNWYADDPYQMYHDRTNLKV, encoded by the exons ATGCTAG GAATTTTACGGCCCCTGAACATTTTGGCATCTTCAGCCTATCGAAACTGCACCAAGAATGCCTGTCTTAATTCTGTACTGTCCTCCCGACATTTCAGTCATATTCAGACACCAGTTGTGTCCTCTGCTCCCAGACTGATCACATCTGTCAGAAACCTGACATGTGGGCAGACTGCCACAGTCCTCAATAG aatGGCCCTCTTGCTCCCGAACGTCCTGAAGCCACCAGTCAGAACTGTAACGTACTGCAGTTCGAGAAAAGGCAAGAGGAAGACTGTGAAAGCTGTCATCTATAGGTTTCTTCGACTTCATAGCGGCCTGTGGCTAAGGAGGAAG GCTGGTTATAagaaaaaattatggaaaaagaCGGTTGCAAGAAAAAGACGCCTGAGGGAATTTGTCTTCTGCAATAAGACCCAGAGTAAGCTCTTAGATAAAATGACAACGTCTTTCTGGAAGAGGCGAAACTGGTATGCTGATGATCCTTATCAGATGTATCATGATCGAACAAACTTGAAAGTATAG
- the MRPL35 gene encoding 39S ribosomal protein L35, mitochondrial isoform X2 yields the protein MAASMFAGAVRAASGILRPLNILASSAYRNCTKNACLNSVLSSRHFSHIQTPVVSSAPRLITSVRNLTCGQTATVLNRMALLLPNVLKPPVRTVTYCSSRKGKRKTVKAVIYRFLRLHSGLWLRRKAGYKKKLWKKTVARKRRLREFVFCNKTQSKLLDKMTTSFWKRRNWYADDPYQMYHDRTNLKV from the exons ATGGCGGCCTCCATGTTCGCCGGTGCGGTGAGAGCAGCCTCCG GAATTTTACGGCCCCTGAACATTTTGGCATCTTCAGCCTATCGAAACTGCACCAAGAATGCCTGTCTTAATTCTGTACTGTCCTCCCGACATTTCAGTCATATTCAGACACCAGTTGTGTCCTCTGCTCCCAGACTGATCACATCTGTCAGAAACCTGACATGTGGGCAGACTGCCACAGTCCTCAATAG aatGGCCCTCTTGCTCCCGAACGTCCTGAAGCCACCAGTCAGAACTGTAACGTACTGCAGTTCGAGAAAAGGCAAGAGGAAGACTGTGAAAGCTGTCATCTATAGGTTTCTTCGACTTCATAGCGGCCTGTGGCTAAGGAGGAAG GCTGGTTATAagaaaaaattatggaaaaagaCGGTTGCAAGAAAAAGACGCCTGAGGGAATTTGTCTTCTGCAATAAGACCCAGAGTAAGCTCTTAGATAAAATGACAACGTCTTTCTGGAAGAGGCGAAACTGGTATGCTGATGATCCTTATCAGATGTATCATGATCGAACAAACTTGAAAGTATAG
- the MRPL35 gene encoding 39S ribosomal protein L35, mitochondrial isoform X1 codes for MHEIQAVCRGCAYLVPSVPVQGVLRETGVKDCLHSEDFCKGILRPLNILASSAYRNCTKNACLNSVLSSRHFSHIQTPVVSSAPRLITSVRNLTCGQTATVLNRMALLLPNVLKPPVRTVTYCSSRKGKRKTVKAVIYRFLRLHSGLWLRRKAGYKKKLWKKTVARKRRLREFVFCNKTQSKLLDKMTTSFWKRRNWYADDPYQMYHDRTNLKV; via the exons ATGCATGAGATTCAGGCAGTGTGCAGGGGATGTGCCTATTTGGTTCCCTCAGTCCCCGTACAAGGGGTCTTAAGAGAGACAGGAGTGAAGGATTGCCTTCACTCCGAAGACTTCTGCAAAG GAATTTTACGGCCCCTGAACATTTTGGCATCTTCAGCCTATCGAAACTGCACCAAGAATGCCTGTCTTAATTCTGTACTGTCCTCCCGACATTTCAGTCATATTCAGACACCAGTTGTGTCCTCTGCTCCCAGACTGATCACATCTGTCAGAAACCTGACATGTGGGCAGACTGCCACAGTCCTCAATAG aatGGCCCTCTTGCTCCCGAACGTCCTGAAGCCACCAGTCAGAACTGTAACGTACTGCAGTTCGAGAAAAGGCAAGAGGAAGACTGTGAAAGCTGTCATCTATAGGTTTCTTCGACTTCATAGCGGCCTGTGGCTAAGGAGGAAG GCTGGTTATAagaaaaaattatggaaaaagaCGGTTGCAAGAAAAAGACGCCTGAGGGAATTTGTCTTCTGCAATAAGACCCAGAGTAAGCTCTTAGATAAAATGACAACGTCTTTCTGGAAGAGGCGAAACTGGTATGCTGATGATCCTTATCAGATGTATCATGATCGAACAAACTTGAAAGTATAG